The region CACCGCACGTGGCACCCGCCCGGGAGCGCGAGGAACCGCGCGACCGGCCGCCCACCGGGGCGTACCCGGGGAGACGGGCGGGCTCTCAGCCGAGGATCTTCTCCTTCGCCCGCTGGAACTCCTGCTCGGAGAGGTGCCCCGCGGTCTTCATCTCGGCCAGCTTGGCCAACTCGTCGGCCGAACTCCCCGAGCCGCCAGGGCCGCCCGAACCCCCCGCCCCAGAACCGGCGGTCTTGCGAATGTACTCATCGATGTCCTGCTGATGCGCCTTCGAGTGCTGCGCCTCCCGCCGCCCCATGCCGGCGCCGCGCACACAGACGTAGACGAAGACGCCCAGGAAGGGCAGCACC is a window of Streptomyces sp. NBC_01477 DNA encoding:
- a CDS encoding SHOCT domain-containing protein encodes the protein MSNTVYLAYDYPVLGAFWTAMWVFLWVLWVFLLFRIVVDLFRDDSMSGWVKAAWLLFVLVLPFLGVFVYVCVRGAGMGRREAQHSKAHQQDIDEYIRKTAGSGAGGSGGPGGSGSSADELAKLAEMKTAGHLSEQEFQRAKEKILG